The following are encoded together in the Vibrio zhugei genome:
- a CDS encoding TfoX/Sxy family DNA transformation protein, with amino-acid sequence MSKEVFNKVVEQYGAQTTRSMFGGIGFFHCDVMYALYSRSHIYLRGTQPFESQLQALGCQKFKHVKKTTVATVNYYDISAFLLDNIDLAKALIDGTMQAVIEEEDNRRSVYNQRLRDLLNLQLTTERMLKKVGISDVSTFFHVGAVAAFVRITEFYGHKTDIRLLWKLAAAQEGIYWELLEETRKQALLNEYEQRVYV; translated from the coding sequence ATGTCAAAAGAGGTTTTTAATAAAGTCGTAGAACAATACGGTGCGCAAACTACACGCTCTATGTTTGGTGGTATTGGTTTTTTTCATTGTGATGTGATGTACGCATTGTATAGCCGATCGCACATTTATCTTCGTGGAACTCAGCCATTTGAATCTCAGTTACAAGCGCTCGGGTGCCAAAAATTTAAGCATGTCAAAAAAACGACAGTGGCGACGGTCAATTATTACGATATTTCAGCGTTTTTATTGGACAATATTGATCTGGCGAAAGCTCTGATTGATGGCACTATGCAGGCGGTTATTGAGGAAGAAGATAATCGGCGCAGCGTTTATAATCAACGTTTACGAGACTTACTTAATCTTCAATTGACGACGGAAAGGATGTTGAAGAAAGTGGGGATTAGTGATGTGTCGACATTTTTTCATGTTGGCGCTGTTGCTGCTTTTGTTCGAATCACAGAATTTTATGGCCATAAAACCGATATTCGTCTTTTGTGGAAATTAGCAGCCGCTCAAGAGGGCATTTATTGGGAGCTTTTAGAAGAGACGCGTAAACAAGCTTTACTGAATGAATATGAGCAGCGAGTGTATGTTTAG
- a CDS encoding HDOD domain-containing protein, which yields MNHLSFYWLADNHQALMQSLKSEFSELVEQSLKTGRISLPPLPAAVARIQQLCTKESTTVSDVADCLIDDPSLAAVVIRIANSVVFNRRNITCNDLMTAVGRLGIIRVRDIVTAQAIEQLKHSIDLSSECNKMLASSAHNARELGATMLLVTETFKTLAPKEYDYLKDEKALLVGLLADIGLFCLVNEYHLYLERGNYLHEDIAMQVFQSRCSSISQFVLKNWGFDLDFQEVASNQELQSPQHEVRYLDIARIASHLLMFRKRDDAIAEHEVELNAEGAEVLFELSNLSDHDFNEKLRSAILSSGF from the coding sequence ATGAATCATTTATCTTTTTATTGGCTAGCAGACAACCATCAAGCATTGATGCAAAGCTTGAAGAGCGAGTTCTCTGAGTTAGTCGAACAATCACTTAAGACTGGCAGGATTTCATTGCCGCCACTTCCTGCAGCCGTTGCACGAATTCAACAGTTGTGTACAAAAGAGTCCACGACCGTTTCTGACGTTGCCGACTGTTTGATCGATGATCCTAGTCTGGCAGCCGTCGTGATTCGTATCGCGAACTCCGTCGTATTTAACCGCCGCAACATCACATGTAACGATTTAATGACCGCTGTGGGTCGTTTGGGGATCATACGAGTCCGAGATATCGTGACCGCACAAGCGATCGAGCAGCTCAAACACAGTATCGACTTAAGTTCAGAGTGTAATAAGATGCTCGCAAGCAGTGCCCACAACGCACGAGAGCTCGGTGCGACCATGCTGCTCGTTACTGAGACATTTAAAACATTAGCGCCAAAAGAATACGATTACCTCAAAGATGAAAAAGCGCTATTAGTCGGTCTTCTTGCCGACATCGGGCTGTTTTGCTTAGTCAACGAATACCATTTGTACCTAGAACGTGGCAATTATTTACACGAAGACATCGCCATGCAGGTGTTTCAATCGCGCTGTTCAAGCATCAGCCAATTCGTGCTAAAAAACTGGGGTTTCGATCTGGATTTCCAAGAGGTCGCAAGCAATCAAGAATTGCAATCCCCACAACACGAAGTGCGTTACTTAGATATTGCCCGAATCGCCAGCCATTTATTGATGTTTCGTAAGCGTGATGACGCCATCGCAGAACATGAAGTCGAACTCAATGCTGAAGGCGCAGAGGTCCTGTTCGAATTGAGTAATCTTTCCGATCATGACTTCAACGAAAAACTTCGCTCTGCCATTCTTTCGAGTGGATTTTAA